The sequence below is a genomic window from Aureispira sp. CCB-E.
TGAGCTACTTTTGCTTTTGGGTAATAATGAATTCCTTTTCCTAAGAACACCTTCTTTTGTTGTGCAGAAGAACCATGCTTCTTTGTCCACTCTCCCATTTCCTGTCCCAAGTAGTATCCACTCCAAAAACCTCGGTTGTACACCTTTGCCAAGCGAGCCATCCAGTCATCAATTTTTTCTTGATTGTATGTTCCTGCATAGTAAGCATCAATAGCTTCGCGATAACATTCTATAACCGTTTTCACATATTCAGGAGCACGACCACGACCTTCGATTTTTAATACACTAACTCCTGTCGCAATTACTTGATCCAAGAAATCAATGGTACACAAATCTTTTGGTGACATAATATACTCATTGTCGATTTCCAACTCATGCCCTCCTTCTATATCAACAACACGGTATTTTCGACGGCAGTTTTGAATACAAGCACCACGGTTTGCCGACGAATTTTGTGTGTGCAAACTCAAGTAACATTTGCCAGACACAGCCATACACAAGGCACCATGTGCAAAAATTTCAATACGAACCAATTCACCACTAGGTCCTCTTATACCATCTTTTTTAACTCCTTCTACGATTTTCTGTACTTGACGCACAGACAACTCTCTTGAAAGAACCATGACATCTGCAAAAAGACTATAAAATTGTACCGTTTCTATATTCGTCACATTCAGTTGAGTTGAAATATGAACGGGCATTCCTTTAGATTTGGCATACTGAATAACTGCTTGATCCGACGCAATGATAGCCGTAATACCTGCTGCTACTGCTCGATCTACAATTTTTTTAGCCAAGCCTAAATCATGATCATAAATGATGGTATTTAGGGTTATATATGTTTTTACATTCTTTGGAGCACAACGTGCTGCCACTTCTTCTAAATCATCTAATGTAAAATTCATAGTAGAGCGAGCTCTCATGCTCAATTGCTCTACTCCAAAATATACTGAATCTGCTCCTGCATCTATAGCTGCTTGCATCGCAGCAAAATTGCCAGCTGGCGCCATTAATTCTATCATTACTCTTCTTTTTATTTTTACGATTGTTACCACTTTTTGACAGCCTATATAAGTGCTTTATCTGGGCAAATGGCAAACTGAAGTGCAAAGTTCGTTAATTTTCACCAAAATTCTATTATGAAAGCGACAATACTTCTTCGAGACTTTGTTTTTTTTTAGTAAAAATTCCATACTGTTGCTTAATAGACAAAAAAAAGCTACCATGTAATCAAGTTACAAAGTAGCATAGATAAAGTTATAATAATAGGCGATTACAACTTATCCAAACTATAATGGTCGCCTACATAGTCCCCATAATAGGCAACTTCTAGCGTTCGTTTAGCACCTACTAAAAAATCAGCATTGATAATAGTATCATATTTTTCTCCCTTTTTGGGATATGATTTTCCTGCATAAAGCTGTTGGCCTTGCATATAAACCTTTTTGACATCATCTTTGCCCAATGAAGCTTTTACTTTTTGCATCGAACGTTCAATAGCATACTCCTTATAAATTACTTCGTCAGGGTCAGAAATTACAGGAAACGGTATTTTGGCATCTTTAACATATTGAGCCATTGTTTCTTGGTTGCTCGGATAAATAGCAACAACTTCGATGCCTTTCTTTTTCAAATCTTCGTAACGCTCAATCAATTCGTGCGTTCGCTTGTTACAAATTGGGCACCAAACAGGTCTAAAAAAACAAATCAAGACTTTTTTATTCTCCTTCAACAGGTTTTGAAGTTTTATTTTATTGCCAACCGCATCTACCGTATTGATATTGGGTACTTTGACATTTTTAGATAGTTTTTGAGCAGATAATTCAGTAGTGCCCAAAAACAATAGCAAACTAGATAATAATAGGATTACATTTTTCATAAAAATGAGTTAGTATAAGTAAAGATAAAAAA
It includes:
- a CDS encoding peptidase U32 family protein → MIELMAPAGNFAAMQAAIDAGADSVYFGVEQLSMRARSTMNFTLDDLEEVAARCAPKNVKTYITLNTIIYDHDLGLAKKIVDRAVAAGITAIIASDQAVIQYAKSKGMPVHISTQLNVTNIETVQFYSLFADVMVLSRELSVRQVQKIVEGVKKDGIRGPSGELVRIEIFAHGALCMAVSGKCYLSLHTQNSSANRGACIQNCRRKYRVVDIEGGHELEIDNEYIMSPKDLCTIDFLDQVIATGVSVLKIEGRGRAPEYVKTVIECYREAIDAYYAGTYNQEKIDDWMARLAKVYNRGFWSGYYLGQEMGEWTKKHGSSAQQKKVFLGKGIHYYPKAKVAHFDIDSYSLKVGDKVVIIGPTTGVVETEITELMVNSQKVNEATKGMDCTFPLEQLIRKSDKLYKLVDVEVEA
- a CDS encoding peroxiredoxin-like family protein, which codes for MKNVILLLSSLLLFLGTTELSAQKLSKNVKVPNINTVDAVGNKIKLQNLLKENKKVLICFFRPVWCPICNKRTHELIERYEDLKKKGIEVVAIYPSNQETMAQYVKDAKIPFPVISDPDEVIYKEYAIERSMQKVKASLGKDDVKKVYMQGQQLYAGKSYPKKGEKYDTIINADFLVGAKRTLEVAYYGDYVGDHYSLDKL